A DNA window from Arachis duranensis cultivar V14167 chromosome 3, aradu.V14167.gnm2.J7QH, whole genome shotgun sequence contains the following coding sequences:
- the LOC107482114 gene encoding F-box/kelch-repeat protein At1g67480, translated as MVILYLNVLMIISKMPGCIAGKKWFTEPNMCFSNLPNKENQTLSKSKHSVRSELSDKDDDSSILPRLPDDVSKYCLALVPHSDLPAMAGVCKRWRCFIQSKEFIMVRKLAGLVEEWLFLLTADKEGKGSHWEVMDCEGQNRRSLPPMPGPTKAGFGVVVVNGKLLVMAGYSVIDGTATASAEVYQYNSCVNSWSRLSNMNVARYDFACAEVNGLVYAVGGNGVDGDSLSSVEVYDSETDKWTLIESLRRPRRGCFACGFEGKLYVMGGRSSFTIGNSKFVDVYNPERHSWCEMKNGCVMVTAHAVLGKKLFCMEWKNQRKLAIFNSEDNTWKMEPLPLTGSSSIGFRFGILDGKLLLFSLEEEPTCKTLLYDPNAAPGSEWQTSEIKPSGLCLCSVTVKA; from the exons ATGGTAATATTATATCTGAACGTGTTAATGATCATTTCAAAAATGCCTGGATGCATTGCTGGTAAGAAGTGGTTCACAGAACCGAATATGTGTTTTTCTAATTTACCCAATAAGGAAAATCAAACACTTTCTAAGAGCAAGCATTCTGTGCGCTCTGAGTTATCGGATAAGGATGATGATAGCTCGATTCTACCTCGGCTGCCTGATGATGTTTCCAAGTATTGCTTAGCACTTGTGCCTCATTCGGACCTCCCGGCTATGGCCGGTGTTTGTAAGAGATGGAGGTGTTTCATTCAGAGCAAAGAATTCATAATGGTAAGAAAATTGGCTGGCTTGGTTGAGGAATGGCTTTTCCTGTTAACTGCAGATAAAGAAGGGAAAGGAAGCCATTGGGAGGTAATGGATTGTGAGGGTCAGAATCGTCGATCTCTTCCACCAATGCCTGGTCCAACAAAGGCTGGATTTGGGGTGGTGGTTGTTAATGGGAAGCTACTTGTCATGGCTGGCTATTCAGTTATTGATGGAACTGCCACTGCCTCAGCAGAGGTTTACCAATACAATTCTTGTGTCAACAG TTGGAGCAGGTTATCAAACATGAATGTGGCTCGATATGACTTTGCTTGCGCTGAGGTCAATGGCTTGGTGTACGCTGTTGGAGGCAACGGAGTAGATGGCGACAGCCTCTCCAGTGTGGAGGTCTATGATTCAGAAACTGACAAGTGGACATTGATTGAGAGCCTTCGTCGGCCGAGACGAGGTTGCTTCGCGTGTGGATTCGAGGGGAAGCTCTACGTGATGGGTGGAAGGTCGAGTTTTACAATTGGAAACTCAAAATTTGTTGATGTTTACAATCCTGAAAGGCACAGTTGGTGTGAGATGAAAAATGGTTGTGTCATGGTGACTGCTCATGCAGTACTGGGAAAGAAGCTGTTCTGTATGGAGTGGAAGAATCAGAGGAAGTTGGCAATCTTCAATTCAGAGGACAATACATGGAAAATGGAGCCTCTACCTTTGACTGGGAGCTCCAGTATCGGTTTCCGGTTCGGAATTCTTGATGGTAAACTCTTGCTGTTCTCACTGGAGGAGGAACCTACATGCAAAACTTTGTTGTATGATCCAAATGCAGCCCCTGGATCGGAGTGGCAAACAAGTGAGATCAAACCATCTGGGTTATGCTTGTGCAGTGTAACAGTCAAAGCATGA
- the LOC107482115 gene encoding signal peptidase complex subunit 1, which produces MDWQGQKLAEQLMQILLLAFAVVAFITGYFTASFQLMILTYFGGVILTTLVTVPNWPFYNRHPLKWLDSSEVEKHPKPQPSANSTSKKKPVKK; this is translated from the coding sequence ATGGATTGGCAAGGACAAAAGCTAGCAGAGCAGCTGATGCAGATATTGCTGCTTGCCTTTGCTGTGGTTGCATTCATAACTGGATACTTTACGGCTTCTTTCCAATTGATGATCCTCACATATTTTGGTGGTGTGATTCTCACTACATTGGTGACCGTCCCTAATTGGCCCTTCTACAATCGCCATCCTCTCAAGTGGTTGGACTCGAGCGAGGTAGAAAAGCATCCGAAGCCACAGCCGTCGGCAAACTCAACTTCGAAGAAGAAACCTGTTAAGAAGTAA
- the LOC107482116 gene encoding uncharacterized protein LOC107482116: protein MAFGFGSSKDESKGFRFLLLLALLYGLLSLLAYSVLYMKFVNPLGTHAPLDRFSEARAIQHVRVLAHEIDGRQEGRPGLKKAANYIVDQLESIKGRASSKFRFEIDETTVSGSFNMLFLGFNIALGYRNLPNIVARISSVDSRDTDPSILVNGHFDSPLGSPGASDCGSCVASMIEIARLIVDSDWAPSHPVIFLFNGAEELFMLGSHGFMKTHKWRDTIGAFINVEASGTGGPDMLCQSGPSSWPSSIYAEAAIYPMANSAAQDVFPVIPGDTDYRIFSEDYGNIPGLDIIFLLGGYFYHTSYDTVERLIPGSMQVRGDNLISIIKAFTNSSKLQNAYQNNSSEDSAGIFNDERAIFFDYLSWFMIFYSRRVAKVLHTAPIFFFLVMSVICGSSYSWLATFCDFIKGFLFHALGIIFGIVVPVAFSLLRLLFSSQTMNWFGHPYLAFMMFIPCSLVGLLIPRIIWRRFPLSHDISTVKTSKEALCDEARFWGAFGFYAVLTLVYLVAGLTGGFLTFLISAFMLPAWVSYCLSVKSFGRQSLRSTMFYILPLVPCLAYTVYFGGFLVQFLIEKMGMMGSLPPPYGHYVPDVIVSALVGVVTGWSMGPLLPICGQWLARSSILQFLLHLSVSALALSSQFFPYAMSAPKRIVFQHTFHTEGTNRIVESTYDFAVTDSNSLLFLFKNAPELAKELNVPSEFSFESASLSKRQDWMAIFPVSFLFSNSLKFPAKSDDIVKQYEFFPMLSVQNQHLHSEKGPRRVHLELYLGSLEEVWVAVLNITGPLSSWSFADNTLPGTETHDGGPPSYICRLSGSSDRNWTFWLEANSSEPLRVNLAVLDQKLVDPAKRLKGLLPDWVDAVTYSSFMSSYTF from the exons ATGGCGTTCGGTTTCGGATCATCCAAAGATGAATCCAAGGGTTTCAGGTTCCTCTTGCTGCTCGCACTCTTGTACGGCCTCTTGTCCTTGCTTGCCTACTCCGTCCTCTACATGAAGTTCGTTAATCCCCTCGGAACCCACGCCCCTCTCGATCGATTCTCCGAAGCCAGAGCCATCCAACACGTTCGGGTCTTGGCGCATGAGATCGACGGTCGTCAA GAAGGACGGCCTGGATTGAAAAAAGCAGCCAACTATATTGTAGACCAGTTAGAATCAATAAAGGGGCGAGCTAGCTCCAAATTCAG ATTTGAGATTGACGAGACTACGGTAAGTGGCTCCTTCAATATGCTCTTTTTGGGGTTCAACATAGCTCTGGGATACAGAAATCTTCCTAATATTGTTGCGAG GATTTCATCTGTAGATTCGAGAGATACTGATCCGTCAATTTTAGTGAATGGACATTTTGATAGCCCCCTTGGTTCCCCTGGCGCTAGTGATTGTGGTTCATGTGTTG CATCAATGATAGAAATTGCAAGATTAATTGTGGACTCTGATTGGGCTCCCAGCCACccagttatttttctttttaacggCGCTGAAGAACTTTTCATGTTG GGTTCACATGGGTTCATGAAGACTCATAAATGGCGTGACACAATAGGAGCTTTTATAAATGTAGAGGCTTCTGGGACCGGTGGACCTG ATATGCTTTGCCAATCTGGACCCAGTTCTTGGCCTTCTAGTATCTATGCAGAAGCTGCAATATACCCTATGGCTAACAGTGCTGCTCAG GATGTTTTTCCTGTTATCCCTGGGGATACAGATTATCGAATATTTTCTGAAGACTATGGGAATATTCCTGGCCTTGACATTATCTTTCTCCTTGGTGGTTATTTTTACCATACCTCCTATGATACAGTAGAGAGGCTAAT ACCTGGAAGCATGCAAGTACGGGGGGATAATTTAATCAGCATAATAAAGGCTTTTACTAATTCTTCCAAGTTACAAAACGCATACCAAAATAATTCAAGTGAAGATAGTGCTGGCATATTCAATGATGAGCGGGCGATTTTCTTTGATTACCTGTCATGGTTTATG ATATTCTATTCCAGAAGGGTAGCTAAAGTTCTTCACACTGCtcccatcttcttcttccttgttaTGTCCGTTATCTGTGGTAGTTCGTATTCTTGGTTAGCAACTTTTTGTGATTTCATAAAAG GATTTCTATTCCATGCGCTTGGGATTATATTTGGAATTGTTGTTCCTGTTGCATTTTCATTGTTGAGATTGTTGTTTTCGTCTCAGACAATGAATTG GTTTGGTCATCCATACTTGGCTTTCATGATGTTTATCCCTTGCTCCCTTGTTGGTCTTTTAATTCCAAGAATTATCTGGAGACGCTTTCCTCTTTCTCATGACATTTCAACTGTCAAGACATCAAAAGAG GCTCTATGTGATGAAGCAAGGTTCTGGGGAGCATTTGGGTTCTATGCCGTATTAACTTTG GTTTATCTTGTAGCTGGGTTGACTGGAGGTTTTCTGACTTTTTTAATATCTGCATTCATGCTTCCTGCATGGGTATCCTACTGCTTATCAGTCAAATCCTTTGGACGCCAATCACTCAG ATCAACTATGTTTTACATATTACCACTAGTTCCATGCCTTGCCTATACTGTTTATTTTGGCGGCTTTCTTGTCCAGTTTCTAATAGAGAAGATGGGCATGATGGGTTCTCTTCCTCCTCCATATG GGCACTATGTTCCTGATGTCATTGTGTCTGCATTAGTTGGTGTTGTAACTGGTTGGTCCATGGGTCCTCTATTGCCCATTTGTGGGCAGTGGCTAGCCAGGTCATCCATCTTGCAATTTCTGCTGCATCTCAGTGTGTCTGCTTTGGCATTATCATCTCAGTTCTTTCCTTATGCCATGTCTGCACCGAAGAGGATTGTTTTTCAGCATACTTTCCATACTGAAG GTACAAATAGGATTGTGGAATCCACATATGATTTTGCTGTAACTGATTCCAATTCATTacttttccttttcaaaaatgcACCTGAGTTGGCAAAGGAATTGAATGTTCCTTCCGAATTTTCATTTGAATCAGCATCGCTTTCTAAACGCCAAGATTGGATG GCAATTTTTCCAGTCAGTTTTCTCTTTTCAAATAGTCTGAAGTTCCCTGCAAAAAGTGATGATATTGTGAAGCAGTATGAATTCTTTCCCATGTTATCTGTTCAGAATCAACACTTACATTCTGAAAAGGGACCAAGGAGAGTCCACTTGGAGCTCTATTTAGG TTCCCTAGAAGAGGTCTGGGTTGCAGTTCTTAACATCACTGGCCCTTTATCCAGTTGGTCATTTGCTGATAATACCCTTCCAG GAACCGAAACTCATGATGGTGGTCCACCATCATATATTTGTAGGCTTAGCGGATCCAGTGATAGGAATTGGACCTTCTGGTTAGAG GCCAACAGTTCTGAACCATTAAGAGTGAATCTGGCGGTTTTAGACCAAAAATTGGTTGATCCAGCAAAGAGATTAAAGGGTCTTCTCCCGGACTGGGTGGACGCTGTTACTTATTCTAGTTTTATGTCCAGTTATACCTTTTAA
- the LOC107482117 gene encoding probable arabinosyltransferase ARAD1 — MLGKVVLSFVFVLLLLISSAIFIGHPDIRSHFVLKSLNQPVQCGPEPPIRVYMYDLPRRFNVGMLNSQSTEETPVTAKDFPPWPDNSGLRKQHSVEYWMMGSLLYERDGDSVEDSRDAVRVSDPELADAFFVPFFSSLSFNTHGHTMTDPDTEFDRQLQVDLMDILNKSEYWKRSGGRDHVFPMTHPNAFRFLRDQLNESIQVVVDFGRYPKKMSNLNKDVVSPYVHVVDSYTDDDLQDPYEARSTLLFFRGRTLRKDEGIIRAKLAKVLAGINDVHYEQSFATGENIKASAQGMRSSKFCLDPAGDTPSSCRLFDAIVSHCVPVIVSDQIELPFEDEIDYTKFSVFFSFKEALQPGYMVNQLRQFPKEKWTEMWRQLKNISHHYEFQYPPKKEDAVNMLWRQVKHKIPAVKLSVHRSRRLKVPDWWRRRR, encoded by the exons ATGTTGGGAAAAGTGGTTCTCTCCTTCGTCTTTGTGCTCCTTCTCCTAATCTCATCCGCAATTTTCATTGGCCACCCCGATATCCGATCCCATTTCGTCCTAAAATCGCTTAATCAACCGGTTCAATGTGGACCCGAACCGCCTATTCGGGTTTACATGTACGATCTCCCACGCCGCTTTAACGTTGGCATGCTTAACAGCCAGAGCACGGAGGAGACTCCGGTAACCGCCAAGGACTTTCCGCCGTGGCCCGATAACTCTGGCCTGAGGAAGCAGCACAGCGTCGAGTACTGGATGATGGGCTCGCTCCTCTACGAACGCGACGGCGACAGCGTTGAAGACAGCAGAGATGCCGTTAGGGTTTCGGATCCGGAACTCGCGGACGCGTTCTTCGTCCCGTTCTTCTCGTCGCTGAGTTTCAACACGCATGGCCACACCATGACGGATCCGGATACCGAGTTTGATCGGCAATTGCAG GTTGATTTGATGGATATTTTGAACAAGTCGGAATACTGGAAAAGGTCTGGAGGTAGAGACCATGTATTTCCCATGACACACCCCAACGCCTTTAGGTTCCTCCGAGATCAACTGAATGAATCTATTCAAGTTGTTGTGGATTTTGGCCGCTATCCCAAAAAAATGTCTAATTTGAACAAAGATGTGGTGTCACCCTATGTCCATGTTGTAGATTCTTATACTGACGACGATCTTCAAGATCCGTATGAGGCTCGTTCCACATTGCTTTTCTTCCGAGGCAGGACTTTGCGGAAGGAT GAAGGCATTATCAGGGCAAAACTAGCAAAGGTATTGGCCGGTATTAATGATGTTCACTATGAGCAAAGTTTTGCAACGGGAGAAAACATAAAAGCG TCAGCTCAAGGAATGCGTTCATCAAAGTTCTGTTTGGATCCAGCAGGAGACACACCATCATCTTGTCGTCTTTTTGATGCAATTGTCAGTCACTGTGTTCCTGTCATTGTGAGTGATCAAATTGAACTCCCCTTTGAGGATGAGATTGACTACACCAAGTTCTcggttttcttctctttcaaagAGGCATTGCAGCCTGGTTACATGGTCAATCAGCTTCGTCAATTTCCAAAGGAGAAATGGACCGAAATGTGGAGGCAGCTCAAAAACATCTCCCATCATTATGAATTCCAATACCCTCCAAAGAAAGAAGATGCTGTTAATATGTTGTGGAGACAGGTCAAGCACAAGATTCCTGCAGTCAAACTTTCTGTTCATAGAAGCCGAAGGTTAAAAGTCCCTGATTGGTGGCGGAGGAGGAGATGA